The DNA sequence CAGATAGGCTATCTTTATTTTGCACAGTAGCCTTCAATTTCAAGATACCAGACCATTAGTTGCATTCTCTAATTGATGCATTgcgcaatttattttttaaatataaaacataaaaaatacacTTTTGGCAATCCAAATCCACAAGGCATATTCAAACGTGTAGGCCTATTTCTCTCGTGGTTGGTAACTTCCAAACTCCGTCTCCGTCTGCAGAGATGAATCTCATGATGGTTTGTGCCGTGGCTCTTTTGGGAGCTTGCCAGCCCGCTTATGAGTGCAGAGCCATAGAGAGCCGGACCGGATCCCGCCTGTCGGACAGGCTTCAGCACCTGCCGCTGCCCATCCTCCTCCGGCTCGGTGAGCAGTACTCCATCCAGCTGGACAATTCCAAACAAGACCCCTCTCCGGTCAGGTCGGACCTGTGGTCACACGGCCCGTCCCCAGCCGCAACAGTCAACCGCGCCCTGCAGCTGCAGCTCACCCAGCGAAAGGTCGCTAGCTCCGAAGGGCAGCAGGAGGAAGATTCCGCGGAGAAAGAAAAGCGCTCCGACGATCCACCCATTTCCCTGGACCTGACTTTCCACCTGCTCCGAGAAGTTCTGGAGATGGCTCGGGCGGAACAGCTCGCCCAGCAGGCCAATGATAACCGCAAAATGATGGACATATTTGGCAAATGAGCTTTGGAAGAACCAacccattttttttcttttcgtaAGACACGTGTTAaattattgtattgtttttgttttgatgcATACCACAACTAACTGGTCCTTTCATTTGTCGGGTTTGTAAAAAATGTGTTATAGGATCTTGTCCCTGGTGGCTTCCTAACTATTGCAACTATTTTAAAAGCCTTAATTCTGCCTTTGAATCACGCATAATGCATTTGTTATGGTCATTTTGTTCCATCGAAATAAATATTTCCTTCTAAAACACATGCTAACAAGTTTTGTTAGACAATATTATGGGAGCATCCATCTAAAATGTTAAAGAAGCTCAGGCTATATATCTtatttgtaataaaatattTCTCAATGTTCATTGCTGATTCACGTGTCGCCTCGGTTATTGAAAGCCAGTGTATTCTACCAGTCATTTACGCAATCTTTACGCACGGACGCGTTCAATTACGCACCTATCTCCCCTTGTACAATTATGGAAATAGATTCACAGACGTGATGAAGGCTACAGTGTTGGATTTCAACGGACATAAGCACGAGATAAGTCTCGGTGTGTCCATTGAGCCGAGTTGGAGGGAAGAATGGTTTTATTTCTGATTGAGCCACGAGAAGGAGAAGACGTGGCGCGGCCCGTCCTCCGTGTCGGCGTTCTGAGCGCCAGCGTCAGAAGGAGCCTGGAGAAAAGAGACATTGGTTAAGTCGTGTGTCAACGGCTAATGCTATGTTAAAATGTTAACTAAGAGTACTTAAATAAAGCACAAACACTACTACTCGCCATTAGAagtattaataattatttatcCTAACTATATTGACGGACGGAGGATCCGTTCATTATTTtatgttaaaataataaacatctGAGTGCATGTGCTTCCCCCTACTGGAGGACAACGGTTAGGGCCGCTTAGCCCGGCCCATTGGAGCACAGATCAGATTCATGCCATATATGAAGCCATTACGCCATAATCATTCAAATGTATGCATCACATGCGTTACCCTTCTGATCTTCTGGAAAAATTATCTGTGTAAATGTACAACGTATGTATCATTCTGCTTATATTGGCCATCTAACAATGGCTTGACTGTCATCATAACTCATACCCAAGAGATAAAACTCACGAGAATGTTTTACTCTAGAGGTTAGAACTGGTTGATATGCCCAAAAAATCACACAGATATCTGTTGGTGTCCATCTCTACCCTGGCGGGTATGTTGATAAAGAtgtcaacataaaaaaaatggagAAGGGCAGGCACTATCAATAAATCTCTGGCAGGGGGTTTGGATGAACCGGCTGTCTTATCACCATCGATTACATTACACGTAGTTCAAGTAGTTCCACCTCGACGATGATTGGTCCGAACCACAGTGGTTTCGGCACCAAGCGCTTAACTATCCCTGCAAGACGGACTCTCGCATGATAGTGATCGTGATTTCGCGAATCCAGCAGCCTGGCAGGGTGGCTGTGTCTCCTCTCACCTGAGCAGAACTCCCTGTCGGCAGAGGCATGGCATGGGGCGTTCCCAGTGGCGTGGGCAGGGCAGGGGGGTTGGGCCCGGGGTTCTTGGGGCTGGGGGCCCGGAGGAGGCTGGTGTCGGGGGCCTCCAGGCGAGGCGCGGGGGGGAGCGGGCCAGGGACCGGGGCAGGGGGTGTGTGCGCTGGCGGTCGTGTTGGCTGCTTAGCGAGTGAGGGTGGTGGAGCCGTGGTGCCCCCTGCTGTCTGGGAGGTCTCACTACCGCCCCCTGCTGTCTGGGAGGTCTCACTACCGCCCCCAGCTGtccgtcctctcctccccgccgctgcatcagcctcatcatcatcctctcctTCATCTACTGACAGAAGGAAAATGTATAAATTTTTTCGGTAAATTAATACGAAACGAAGAGTGTCATGGAAACATCCGAGATAACGTGatgacatgtgtgtgagtgtgagatgaCTGGACAGCGTGTCTCCTCACGTTTGAGGAAGTCAATGGTCTGCAGggcccgcctctctctctccaggtgagcGGTGAAGTGAGACATGTTCTCGTAGCCGCGCTCCACCTTGTCCAGGTGGGAGGTGTTGGTGCCCTCTACGATCCTGTAAACATTCATCACCGCCATGACCTCGTTACCGCTCATGACATCACAAACTCACTCAACTGCTGTCATCGCGTCAATATTTAATCAGTCTTATATGGCCACGACCCCTGACCCTTCGAGTGTCCTTGCTCtagctgtttcccaatgtcaaggaagcatgctcaacggccgcctttttaaggacgctacgttcatagaacgccgacaatcactgttccaatgttgaggttCGCGCCATTttcgcgtcctttgtttttgagcattccgagatttttcacgGATGCCTTGCTggatcctagacgagccaaagctacccacaatcctctgcgttcacacgCTGCACGGGATATTAAAAATGGCAGAGGGAAAGCAGTGCACGTTCAAATGTAAGtgaagttttcagaaatattttgtgcagtattggtttttatagattcatcatgttaatgcaaataatcaagcctaaagacctgtgccacttttcaaacgtttttgcaacttaattaTACGTTgttatattttgcatggacgtagctggtgttaaacaccactgtcaccaatgtcaatttactcgctcacaagattacattatttatgtatacctatttatgtttgtgtttaatcttttttttagggtcagcccagcaaactgAGGCTTTTTGTGCatcttagggtggcgcacaaacaatcgtttaccggtggaagggatactGCCACTATCGGTGAGAAGCTCTTGCGGGATCCAATGTTGTCAAATAAATGCAacaccgatcatttgcaatgtttgtaatttgtaatgaacgtatataattgtattttatataatatacttatgtgttcaaagcactggtaggtaggtatatatgaatgaatgaatcagatcagttaaataatatatccaaataaatacaggtTTATCAtcactttctttgtcttttttccccTGCATAATAGCAATCAAccatactgtaaatgtgatgcatgaattaagttctcagacaatttcacttagttttataaaaattgattggatttttttttttataaagacgattcgatcaaccgcaacaaagcttttgtgacttcctcaaagaggctccatgcgaaagagacatgaccgcattcataacagacaaaagtcgaATAAATATCGAGCAGCTTGATTGCTACCATGTTTTAtccataagcgcacatgtgtttacaagcgcaAATGCAGTATTAAAAAACGGAAGCGGAACGATTCCACACCagcaagtcgttccaaagtccaaacgttacaaacgctaggaagcactcgagctagcactctagtctcatctccataggacgcgactagcaaggacgcgtcctagcaaggctgcagccttcacattgggaaacagcctctGTGTGGGCCTCTGTTCTCATGCCGCAAACAATCATTTTCACTTTTCACTGATTCACTGCAGGCTGATTTAACCTCAATCTGATTCACTGAATCAAACTGATCAACTAATTCAGCATGCTGTTAGAGAGGTTTAAATTGACTTACTTCTGTAAAAGTGGTTTAGCAGCCTGAGGAGAGAAGACAGACCCTGAGTTACATCCCTGTGGAGTACTTTGATCCTGTGCTGtatgtaaggattattattttgACAGATAGAAAGgcaagcaggcagacagacacgctGGCCACTACATGCCAGGTACAGAGGCAGAcgaatagatagaaagatacatttaaagatagacagacagatagatcgaggggcagaccgacagacaggcaggcagacagacatccTCACCTGCAGGAAGATGGCCATCTCAGACTCGTCCATTATGTTGATCCCGGTCTCCAGGACCTTGGCCATGTTGTCCAGATGTTCTGTGTACTTCCTCTGGAGGGAGCGGATGTAGTCCAGTTTCTCCTCCTGCTCAGAAGTAATCTGCATGCTCATCTCTCCCTTCCGCTCCTCCAAGATGGCGTAAAGGTGGTCAAAGGTCTCGCACACCTTTGACTTTTGCCTGCGGCCATTCTCCTGCAGCGTTGGAGTGACGTCACATCACACACCACAttagtgttgtgtgtttttttacctCAGAGATACATTCGAGGGGCTTTTTGCTTTAACTTTACTGTATTTAAAAACACATTCGACTTTTCACTCGCCTATGCCGAGTCCTCTTTCAGTATCGTTACTTTGACTCAAATTCCTTAACAAATAAGTCATACAACCGGCTTAGTTTGCCTAGGTGAAAAGCATGCATGGGTTGTTGCATTTATATACCCTCCTTGTGGCTTGCAAGTACgtggtgttgtttatttcaCATGCATGCATTATACCATGTGCTTGATATGTAAATGCATGCGcgtatgtctgtgtatttatgtgtgggtggttgtgtgtatgtgtgtgtgcgtgcgtgcgtgtgtgtgtcggtgcgtcTACACCTACATCTACAGTTGTGCAGGTCCCCTCCAGTTGAGAGATGACGGCCTGGATCCTCTCATTGTTCCCAACCAGCATGGAGATACAGTCTGTCAgctcagcctgcacacacacacacacacacacacacacacacacacacacacacacacacacacacacacacacacacacacacacacacacacacacacacacacacacacacacacacacacacacacacacacacacacacacacacacacacacacacactagtgtaaTAAACAACCAAGCTATAGTAATAACTGTTAACTAGAGGGGGCCAAAGGTGTGGGCGAGACCTTTTGTTCCTGGAAGATGCTGTGTAGAGGAGCCACCTCACAGTCCTTGTGGCTGCCAAACACCTTACAgagggagcaggtgggggtgcCGCAGGTCACACAGTAGATATTTAtcttctcctctgggtgctccTCGCAGGAGGGCTGCTCTGGCTGGGCCGGAGGAGCCTCCTTGGggctgcaggagaggagagacatgaggagaggaggtagagaCCCAGCAGACCCAGGTTCCTCCCAGTATCTGCCAGAGGACTGTGGTTGTACTAGGCAGCTCCTAGTGTCCCACCAGTAGaagactgtggttgtactgggtGGCTCCCAGAGTCCACCAGTAGAACTATACCATGGTGTTATAGACTGCAGGTTTAAagaaacatttgtgtgtgtgtgtgtgtgtgtgtgtgtgtgtgtgtgtgtgtgtgtgtgtgtgtgtgtgtgtgtgtgtgtgtgtgtgtgtgtgtgtgtgtgtgtgtgtgttttgaagcaGCTGACAGCATGGATGGTCTAGTGAAGTCACTCCTCATGTCCCACAATAAAAATAGGCCCTGGCGGTTGGCTGCCCCACTGCCCTAAAGATATAAATAGCCCCATAGGGGTCTGGCTATGCAGCAGGCCGCGGAGATAACACCAACAGGCCTGGGCACTACGAGGCACCACTCTCGTGGTGTAGCTGGTGGGTTAGCCCGAAACGTGATCAATTAACAATGAAGATCAGCCATGGTAAAGGGTTGGTAAATTCAACTATTGTTAACTGTAACCAACCATCATCTGGAGGTCCTATTCTGTTCTACACGTACAGTTTAATCTGGTGTCTGTCTGGTGAGTCAGTCCACATTACAGGTAACCAACAATCATCTTGACGTCCTTTTACAGTGTAAACATCTAGTTGTATCTGATAGAAGTGTTTGTTAAGTTGGTCTAGTCTTCAGGTAACCAACtaccatctggaggttgtgtgGACTGGTAAGATAGTCTACACGTTGGTGTGCACCTGGTCGCCCATCACCTCTCAACTGGTCGCCCATCATCTCTCAACTGGTCGCATATCTCTCACCTAACAGCCAATAATATCTCACCTGGTAGCCTATCATCTCTCAACTGGTCGCCCATCTCCCCTAGCAGCCAAACATATCTCACCTGGTAGCCTATCATATCTCACCTGGTAGCCTATCATCTCTGAACTGGTCGCCCATCTCCCATAGCAGCCAAACATATCTCACCTGGTAGCCTATCATATCTCACCTGGTAGCCCATAATCCCTCACCTGGTGGAGCCCTGTTTGTACATGTCGATGATGTTCTCCACCAGAAGGTTGCGCTGCAGTCCGTAGACTCCATGTCGGTCCAGAACCACTTCGTGTCTGCAGGACGGGCAGCGGAACCGCCCTCCGGACGAAACTGTAGAACCGGTTCTCGTCGACATGTATGGGTTGGATGCCTATAACATCCATGAAggtatttattttgaaaccAAAAATATCCTTTCTAAAGAAGTTTCCTTTGTCGTGGTGAGAAAGGCTACCGTTTTTTCTTTGCCTACAGAATGATGCTGACATATATGCCAAAACAGTTGATTGCTATAGAACTAAATTGTGGTCCTGATTAACTGGTCCTTTGTAGGCCCAATCGCAGGGCCTGCGTTATAGCATTATAATGGTGTGACTGTGTTACATTATACTCGTTAACCGCTACTGAAGAATCTCTTA is a window from the Gadus chalcogrammus isolate NIFS_2021 chromosome 8, NIFS_Gcha_1.0, whole genome shotgun sequence genome containing:
- the LOC130388280 gene encoding corticoliberin-1-like, with protein sequence MNLMMVCAVALLGACQPAYECRAIESRTGSRLSDRLQHLPLPILLRLGEQYSIQLDNSKQDPSPVRSDLWSHGPSPAATVNRALQLQLTQRKVASSEGQQEEDSAEKEKRSDDPPISLDLTFHLLREVLEMARAEQLAQQANDNRKMMDIFGK
- the LOC130388276 gene encoding E3 ubiquitin-protein ligase TRIM63-like isoform X1, with translation MDSLEKQLVCPICLEMFTKPVVILPCQHNLCRKCANDIFQASNPYMSTRTGSTVSSGGRFRCPSCRHEVVLDRHGVYGLQRNLLVENIIDMYKQGSTSPKEAPPAQPEQPSCEEHPEEKINIYCVTCGTPTCSLCKVFGSHKDCEVAPLHSIFQEQKAELTDCISMLVGNNERIQAVISQLEGTCTTVDENGRRQKSKVCETFDHLYAILEERKGEMSMQITSEQEEKLDYIRSLQRKYTEHLDNMAKVLETGINIMDESEMAIFLQAAKPLLQKIVEGTNTSHLDKVERGYENMSHFTAHLERERRALQTIDFLKLDEGEDDDEADAAAGRRGRTAGGGSETSQTAGGGSETSQTAGGTTAPPPSLAKQPTRPPAHTPPAPVPGPLPPAPRLEAPDTSLLRAPSPKNPGPNPPALPTPLGTPHAMPLPTGSSAQAPSDAGAQNADTEDGPRHVFSFSWLNQK
- the LOC130388276 gene encoding E3 ubiquitin-protein ligase TRIM63-like isoform X2, with amino-acid sequence MDSLEKQLVCPICLEMFTKPVVILPCQHNLCRKCANDIFQASNPYMSTRTGSTVSSGGRFRCPSCRHEVVLDRHGVYGLQRNLLVENIIDMYKQGSTSPKEAPPAQPEQPSCEEHPEEKINIYCVTCGTPTCSLCKVFGSHKDCEVAPLHSIFQEQKAELTDCISMLVGNNERIQAVISQLEGTCTTVDENGRRQKSKVCETFDHLYAILEERKGEMSMQITSEQEEKLDYIRSLQRKYTEHLDNMAKVLETGINIMDESEMAIFLQAAKPLLQKIVEGTNTSHLDKVERGYENMSHFTAHLERERRALQTIDFLKHEGEDDDEADAAAGRRGRTAGGGSETSQTAGGGSETSQTAGGTTAPPPSLAKQPTRPPAHTPPAPVPGPLPPAPRLEAPDTSLLRAPSPKNPGPNPPALPTPLGTPHAMPLPTGSSAQAPSDAGAQNADTEDGPRHVFSFSWLNQK